The Streptobacillus ratti genome includes the window ATGTCTTATGCCATAGTTAATCATAATAAAAATTTTTCATATTTACAAAGTAATAGTAGGTATTTAGATAAAATATTTCCAAGAGATATAAATCGTTTAGAAGATTTTTTAACTACAAAGTTGATAGATAGAAATTATGTGTATAATCAAAGATTACTAATAAGTGCTATAGGAAATGGAAACTTTAATACTATGGAAATAGAAAACTTTTCTAATGATATATTAAATATATATCAAGTTATGTCTCTAGAGATGCAATCACTTTCTAGAAGTGAAAGTATTTTTGTTAAAAATTCTTTCAAAAGAAATAATGATTTGATAAAAAATAATAGTGATTTTCCAACATCATATACAGATATAAATAATACTCAATATATAGATAGATTAACAAAAGATGATCCTCAAGTTCAAGCCTTATTATTAAGAGCAGCTACTGTTGGAGAAAATGGTCTTTTAAAAGAAGACCAAGAGGGTGATGCCCCTAAATTTGGTTCATCTTTTTCATCACCTAGGATTGCAAGACTTGCATATGATATTAAGGAAAAATATCCGTTTTTAACATATCAACAAGTAAAGCAAGTAATATTAGGTACTGCAAATCATGCAAAAGACGGATATTTAAATGATAATGTAGGTTGGGGAAATGCAAATAGAGAAAAGGCATTAAAAGGACCATCAGACTTTAATGCTGGATTAATAGATGAAATGAAATATTTTAAGGGTAACTACGATAAAATATTTGATGAAAATGGTAATAGATATTTTTATGTAGATATAGAGAAAGGTAAAACATACACTTTTGAAAATGATATAGTAAGTGGATTGAATGGTGATGGAAAGAATACAACTCATAGTATAATACAAATAAATGGTGTAAAATATTGGTATGATGATTATCAAGCTAAGAAACATTCTTATCAAATACCAAAAGTATTAGAAAGTGAAAGGCTATTTTATTCTAATGTAGCACAAGCAGGACTAAGAAAAGATGGTGAGGGAGAATTAGTACTTACTGGTAAACAAGAATACACAGCACCCTCACAAGTATTAAAAGGTACATTAACATTAAAAAATGATAGTAAATCTGATTATTCAGTACATAGAGATGCTACTTTAAATGTTGAAAGTAAAAATAATAAAGATGAAGAGATTAAATTAACTAACATATATTCAGAGGGTAAAGTAAAGATAAATAGTAAAGCTCATATAGAAAAACTATATGGTAGTAATAAATCTAATATAGAGTTTGGTGGAAAAGAAATAAACATTGATGAACTTAAGGTAGGGGAATACACATTAATAGTTAAAAATAGTGAAAAACTTGAAATACCTGAATTAAAGATTAAAAATTTTAAAAATAATGAGGATTTAGAAAAAAATATATCAAATGTATATTTAAAGCCAGTTATAATAAACGAAGACAAAATAGTAAGTGTAAAGTTTGTAAGTACACTAGAAAATGAATTTAAAACACTTGGCGAAATAGAAGAAAATAAGTTAAAAGATTTACCAAGTTATGATAGAAATAGGAAAAACTTTTTTAATGAATATGGAAAAATTGAAGCTATGCCTAGTTCTGTAAAAGCTGTATTGTTAAGTTCAAGTGCAAGTGAAGTTAAAAATTTATTTACAGATAATTATTCAAGTATAATCGGTAATGTAATTAAAAATGAAATAGATAATAAGTATAATAGAACTAATATCATACTTAATAATTTAGAAAAAGAAAATAGAATATATTTTGATACTTATGCAAGAACTAATTTATTAAATGATAAGAAATTTAGTCCATTTGTTGATAGGCATGTAGGAGGAATACTAGGTTATTCAAGAAAATTAAAAAATGGAAATAGAGTAGATTTATATGGAATATATCAATATGGAGATGTTGTATTTAATAATACTGGAAGTAATAAAGCTAGAAGTACAAATAATCTATATAATATTGGTTGGAATTTAAGTCATAAATTTTTTGATGTATTTAGATTTAATGTAGATAATAACATAGGATATAGTAGAAGTGATGTGTATAATAGTAATGTAAGTAAAAGTTTAAATGTTAAAACAGATATATTACATAGTTTAAGTTTTAATCATGGATTAAGACTAGGTGTAGTAATAAATATTAATAAAATAAATACAATATTCAAACCATATGCAGGATATACTTTTAATTTTGTTTTGGCTTGGGGAAAGAAAGATAAGGAAAATAGTAAAACGGATATAATAAACAAATTAAGAAATATAGCATTAACTAAATTAATGAACCATAATGTGGAATTTGGAATAGAAACAGATAGTAAGATAAATAAAAATATAAGTATACAAAATAGATTAGTTTTTGATTATAATAGTCTTGATAAGATAGAGTTAAATCAAATGATAGCTGAAAAGTTACATAAAACAATAGGTAAGGGTTTAGATAAAATAAGTGTAAACTATAATTTAGGAGTGAAATTAAGAGTTTTAGAGGGGTTTAATATAATAGGTAAAGCTAATTTAAGTTCTAAATTAAATATAGGATTAAATTTAGGGTTAGATTATAATTTTTAAAGAATAGCGATTTTTGACTCTTTTTAAATATATAATTGACAATTTTTTACATTGAATATATAATATTTATAGATAAATTATAAAGTGAGGATTTTATGAAATTTAAAAAATTTCAACTTTTTTTGATGTCCATTTTTATTGTTAGTTGTACTCTAGTTGACATCAGTGAAAAAGATATAAGTAATCCGCAGAGTAGTGGATATAATGGTAGTGGACATACTAGTAGTTTAAACAACAACAATAATAATAATAATAATGTACAAAATAATGTACGTGATAATGGACATAGTTCTAATGGAAAGTCATCTTCAAGTAACCTTAGTAGAGAAAATAAAAATAGTAGAGAAAATAAAAATAGTAGAGAAAATAAAAATAGTAGAGAAAATAAAAATAGTAGAGAAAATAAAAATAAATCTCATAATGATATTGCACCAAAGCCTGAAGAAAATTTTGAGTCAAATTTAGATTTAGAACCTTCTCAATCCCTAAATTTCAAAGGTAAATCTTCTGAACTTGAATGGAAAACAATTGAAGATGATACTTCAAAAAAACATGTAGGAAAAAATGAAGTATTAGAAGAAGTAAGTGGAACAGAAAGACAATTAAAAGAGGGAGACAATCCTGTAACTATACTTGAATTGTACTTCCATAAAGATGATGAAGGGGAATTTAGAAAGAAATACGATTTCTTGAAACTTAAAGATTCTAATGATAATCCTGGTTATAGAAACCATGCTAGTTTAGTAGTTGAAGCTTTTATGGATATAGATGCTGATGGTGTTGTAAGTGAAGAAGAAAAAAATGCTTTTAAAGGTAAAAATACAGATATAACATTAGCTAGAGGAAGTGATAGTACAAACCTTAAAGGTATCATAAATATGTCTTTTTCATCAGTCCAAACTAATAATAAATTTTGGTATTTATATGAAAATTCAAGATATATAGATAAAATAGATAATATTATTACTAATAATAAAAGTGTATTTTTAACTAATAGATTGTTTGATAAAGCACATGTATATAATGAAAGATTATTAATAACTGCTATAGGAAATCAAAACCATGTTGATATAAATACAAAATATTTTTCTAACAGTATATTAAATAGATATCAGATAATGTCTCCAGAGATGCAAGCACTTTCCAGAAGTGAAACTATAATGGTTAAAAATTCTTTTAAAAGAAAACATAATTTAGTGGGAGATGAATATAATCACATTAAAACATCTTACATAGATAAAGATTCAAATTACTATATAGATAGATTAGTAGGAGGAGATACTGGTTTTCAAACACAAGCCATGTTATTAAGAAGCTTTACTGTTGGAGAAAATGGTCTTTTAGAAGAAGAAAATAAAGAATATTACCCTAAGTTTGGTTCTTCATTCTCATCACCTAGGATTGCAAGACTTGCTTATGATATTAAAGAAAAGTATCCATTTTTAACATATCAACAAGTAAAACAAGTAATACTTGGTACAGCTAATCATGATATTAGTGGATATTTAGATGATAATGTAGGTTGGGGAAATGCAAATAGAGAAAAGGCATTAAAAGGACCATCAGACTTTAATGCTGGATTGATAGATGAGATGAAATATTTCAAAGGTAACTATGATAAAATATTTGATGAAAAGGGTAATAGATATTTTTATGTAGATATAAAGAAAGATAAAGAATATACTTTTGAAAATGATATAGTAAGTGGATTGAAAGGTGATGGTAATAGTAAAGATAGTAAAACTGTAAAAATAAAAGGTAAAAAAGAATATAATTCACATGAAATTAAAGACTATCAATATAGAATACCAAAAGTATTAGAAAGTGAAAGGCTATTTTATTCTAATGTAGCACAAGCAGGATTAAGAAAAGATGGTGAAGGTAAGTTAATACTAACTGGTAAACAACTATATACAGCTCCATCACAGGTATTAAATGGTACATTAGTTTTAAGAAATGAAAGTAATTCAAATTATACTGTATTTGATAAAGGAACTTTAATTGTAGAGAATAAAAAAGAAAAAGAAGAAAGTACAATAAATTTAAAAGATATATATACAGATGGTAAAGTTAGAATAAATAGTAGTGCTAGTATAGAAAAGCTATATGGAAGTAATACATCTGATATAGAATTTAGTGGAAGAGAAGTAAATGTTAAAGATTTTAAAATTTCTGGTAATGGTAAATACACTTTAAGGTTGAAAGAAGAAGATTTAGAAAAAATTAAACAAGAAGCTAAATTTATTGGACCTAAATTAGTTATGGAAAATTATACTGAAGAAACTGTAGATAAAATATCAAATCCATTTTTAAAACCAGTTGTTATAAATGAAAATAAGATAGTTAGTATACAGTTTGTAAATAATATAGAAAATGAGTTTAAAAAATTAGGTGATTTAACTGATGAAAAAATATTAAAAGATTTACCTAGTTATGATTTAAATAAGAAGAAATTTTTTGATGAATATAAAGTAAATAATGGACCATATAATTATTCTACTTCTATGAAACCAATGTCTTATGCTGTACAAAAATTGTTATTAAGTTCAAGTGCAGGTGAAGTTAAAAATATATTTGGAGATAATTATGCAAGTATAATAGGAAATATTATTAAAAATGAGATAGATAATAAGTATAATAGAACTAATATCATACTTAGTAATTTAGAAAAAGGAAATAGATTTTACTTTGACACATATGCAAGAACAAATTTATTAAATGATAAGAAATTTAGCCCGTTTGTTGATAAACATGTAGGAGCAATATTAGGATATTCAAGTAAGTTATCTGAGGATAAAAAGTTAGATTTATATGGAATATATCAATATGGAGATGTAGTATTTAATAATAAAGATAGTAATAAAGCAAGAAGTATAAATAACCTATATAATATAGGTGGTAATTTAAGTATGAAATTCCTTAATCTTATTAGACTTAATGTTGATAATAACATAGGATATAGTAAAAGTGATGTATACAATAGTACTACAGATACAAATAATAAAACAAATATATTACATAGTTTAAGTGTAAATCCTGGTGTAAGATTAGGATTAGAATTAAATATTGATAATATAAATAGTGTATTGAAACCATATGTAGGATATACATTTAACTATATCGTAGCTTGGGGTAAAAAAGATAGTACAACTGCTGTTGCTTCTTCTAATGATAGTGTAAACTCTTTAAGAGATATAGAATTAACTAAGTTAATGAATCATAATGTGGAATTAGGATTAGAGGTAGATAGTAAGTTAAATAAATATATTAGTGTACAAAACAGATTAGTTTTTGATTATAATAGTCTTGAAAATATAGAATTAAATCAAAAACTAGTTGATAAATTACATACAACTATAGGAAAAGGACTAGATAAAATAAGTGCAAATTACAATTTAGGAATAAAACTAAGTTTTATGGAAGGATTAAATGTAGTAGGAAAAGTTAATTTAAGTAGTAAACTTAATTTAGGATTAAATTTAGGATTTGACTATAATTTTTAAAATAATGAGAATTTTTAAAATTCTCATTTTTTATATATTTTTATGATATAATTTAAATAAAAGGATGTAGATATGTTAAATAAATTTGATGAATTGATTAATGAGAGAAAAGAATTTCAAAAAAAATCAGATAATGTATCTGAAGTAAAAATATTATGTGAAATAGTAAAAATGGCTAAGGATATTTATGGAGAGATATCTAATGAACATATTTATTATTTAAATGAACTTGGTGGAGCTTCTAAATATATAGGTGAATATGAATTAGGTATTAAGAATTTAGAAAAAGCTCTTTCATTAATAGAAATTAGAGAGGGTAAAAGATCTATTGCTTATGCAACATCTTTATTAAATCTTGCTGAAGTATATAGATTTAGAGGAGATTTAGATAAGATAGAAAATATATATTTGGAGACTCTATCTATTTTTGATGAAAATAATATACAAAAAGAATATATTTATGCAGGTTTATGTAATAATATTGGACTTTTTTATCAAAATTTGGGAAATATTGAAAAATCAATTCCGTATCATGAAACAAGCCTTAAAATATTATTGGATATGCCAGAACATTTAGTTGAACTTGCAACTACATATAATAATCTAGTTATGCCGTATAAGGAAATTGGAAAACTTAAACAAGCTTATTCTAATTTAGATAATGCTTTAGAGATATATGAAGCAACATTAGGTAAAGAGCATTCTATGTATGGTGCAGCACTTAATAATAAGGCTATACTTAAATTTGAAGAAAAAGATTATGTAAGTGCTTTAAATATATTTGAAATGGCATTAGATATTACTAAAAAATCTTTTGGAGAAAATAGTTTGAATTATAAAAACCTGTTATCTAATGTTGAATATATTAGAGATATAGTTAAAAAAAGTGAGGAAAAAATAGAAATAGAAGCTACAAATGATTCAAAACTTATAGATAAATCAAGAGAATACACTATAAAATATATTTTACCTAAAATTAAAGAAAAAAATGAAGAGCTATTATCTAAAATTACTATAGCTTTAATAGGTGAGGGTTCAGAAGTGATAGGATATGATGATGAATATTCAAAAGATCATGACTATACATTTATGCCAACAATTTTTTTAAATGATAAAGATTATGAAAAATATCATAAAGAGCTTGAAGACATCTTATTATCATTACCACAGGAATTTTTAGGAATAAAACATGTAAATAATGATGTGGTAAATGAAAGACGTGGAATAAAAAAAATAAGCGATTATTTATATAGATTTATAGGGAAAGAAAATACAGATTTAACAATAGAGGATTACAGAAAAATACCAGAACATTCATTATTTTCATTAACTAGTGGAGAAATATTTTTTGCAGGGAATGAAGAATTTACAGATATGTTATCTGTATTAAAATATTATCCTAATGTTATTAGAGAAAACAAGATAGCTACAGTATGTACTCGTATTGCCCAAAGTGGTCAATATAATTATTTGAGATTAATGAAAAGAGAAGATAAAATTGCCTCTAATATGTCAAAAAGTATATTTATAGAAAATGTAATACATTTAGTATATTTATTAAATTCTAAGTATATGCCTTTCTATAAATGGTCAGCAAGAGGATTAAGAGATTTACCTATTCTAGGTAAAGATATAGAAAAAAGATTGCTTGAATTAATAGATAATACTGTTCTTGATAAACATCAAATGGCTAATAGAATGGAAGAAATATGCTATTTCCTTGTAG containing:
- a CDS encoding S8 family serine peptidase, whose amino-acid sequence is MSIKIFQFYFVFLFLLTSCSSYDFDEYIVKNLKNKPVEYVSTSYASKKNLGENEDLEEVKKAEKVLKENENPVIIYELLLSRETDEKTKNKYNFLSKNLYDINYNSQREAGFFDNHAFDVTEAFMDTDADGVVSDAEKMYFKDKNVNIRLAKRDEDVLNAVGIINMSYAIVNHNKNFSYLQSNSRYLDKIFPRDINRLEDFLTTKLIDRNYVYNQRLLISAIGNGNFNTMEIENFSNDILNIYQVMSLEMQSLSRSESIFVKNSFKRNNDLIKNNSDFPTSYTDINNTQYIDRLTKDDPQVQALLLRAATVGENGLLKEDQEGDAPKFGSSFSSPRIARLAYDIKEKYPFLTYQQVKQVILGTANHAKDGYLNDNVGWGNANREKALKGPSDFNAGLIDEMKYFKGNYDKIFDENGNRYFYVDIEKGKTYTFENDIVSGLNGDGKNTTHSIIQINGVKYWYDDYQAKKHSYQIPKVLESERLFYSNVAQAGLRKDGEGELVLTGKQEYTAPSQVLKGTLTLKNDSKSDYSVHRDATLNVESKNNKDEEIKLTNIYSEGKVKINSKAHIEKLYGSNKSNIEFGGKEINIDELKVGEYTLIVKNSEKLEIPELKIKNFKNNEDLEKNISNVYLKPVIINEDKIVSVKFVSTLENEFKTLGEIEENKLKDLPSYDRNRKNFFNEYGKIEAMPSSVKAVLLSSSASEVKNLFTDNYSSIIGNVIKNEIDNKYNRTNIILNNLEKENRIYFDTYARTNLLNDKKFSPFVDRHVGGILGYSRKLKNGNRVDLYGIYQYGDVVFNNTGSNKARSTNNLYNIGWNLSHKFFDVFRFNVDNNIGYSRSDVYNSNVSKSLNVKTDILHSLSFNHGLRLGVVININKINTIFKPYAGYTFNFVLAWGKKDKENSKTDIINKLRNIALTKLMNHNVEFGIETDSKINKNISIQNRLVFDYNSLDKIELNQMIAEKLHKTIGKGLDKISVNYNLGVKLRVLEGFNIIGKANLSSKLNIGLNLGLDYNF
- a CDS encoding S8 family serine peptidase; its protein translation is MSIFIVSCTLVDISEKDISNPQSSGYNGSGHTSSLNNNNNNNNNVQNNVRDNGHSSNGKSSSSNLSRENKNSRENKNSRENKNSRENKNSRENKNKSHNDIAPKPEENFESNLDLEPSQSLNFKGKSSELEWKTIEDDTSKKHVGKNEVLEEVSGTERQLKEGDNPVTILELYFHKDDEGEFRKKYDFLKLKDSNDNPGYRNHASLVVEAFMDIDADGVVSEEEKNAFKGKNTDITLARGSDSTNLKGIINMSFSSVQTNNKFWYLYENSRYIDKIDNIITNNKSVFLTNRLFDKAHVYNERLLITAIGNQNHVDINTKYFSNSILNRYQIMSPEMQALSRSETIMVKNSFKRKHNLVGDEYNHIKTSYIDKDSNYYIDRLVGGDTGFQTQAMLLRSFTVGENGLLEEENKEYYPKFGSSFSSPRIARLAYDIKEKYPFLTYQQVKQVILGTANHDISGYLDDNVGWGNANREKALKGPSDFNAGLIDEMKYFKGNYDKIFDEKGNRYFYVDIKKDKEYTFENDIVSGLKGDGNSKDSKTVKIKGKKEYNSHEIKDYQYRIPKVLESERLFYSNVAQAGLRKDGEGKLILTGKQLYTAPSQVLNGTLVLRNESNSNYTVFDKGTLIVENKKEKEESTINLKDIYTDGKVRINSSASIEKLYGSNTSDIEFSGREVNVKDFKISGNGKYTLRLKEEDLEKIKQEAKFIGPKLVMENYTEETVDKISNPFLKPVVINENKIVSIQFVNNIENEFKKLGDLTDEKILKDLPSYDLNKKKFFDEYKVNNGPYNYSTSMKPMSYAVQKLLLSSSAGEVKNIFGDNYASIIGNIIKNEIDNKYNRTNIILSNLEKGNRFYFDTYARTNLLNDKKFSPFVDKHVGAILGYSSKLSEDKKLDLYGIYQYGDVVFNNKDSNKARSINNLYNIGGNLSMKFLNLIRLNVDNNIGYSKSDVYNSTTDTNNKTNILHSLSVNPGVRLGLELNIDNINSVLKPYVGYTFNYIVAWGKKDSTTAVASSNDSVNSLRDIELTKLMNHNVELGLEVDSKLNKYISVQNRLVFDYNSLENIELNQKLVDKLHTTIGKGLDKISANYNLGIKLSFMEGLNVVGKVNLSSKLNLGLNLGFDYNF
- a CDS encoding DUF4037 domain-containing protein, which produces MLNKFDELINERKEFQKKSDNVSEVKILCEIVKMAKDIYGEISNEHIYYLNELGGASKYIGEYELGIKNLEKALSLIEIREGKRSIAYATSLLNLAEVYRFRGDLDKIENIYLETLSIFDENNIQKEYIYAGLCNNIGLFYQNLGNIEKSIPYHETSLKILLDMPEHLVELATTYNNLVMPYKEIGKLKQAYSNLDNALEIYEATLGKEHSMYGAALNNKAILKFEEKDYVSALNIFEMALDITKKSFGENSLNYKNLLSNVEYIRDIVKKSEEKIEIEATNDSKLIDKSREYTIKYILPKIKEKNEELLSKITIALIGEGSEVIGYDDEYSKDHDYTFMPTIFLNDKDYEKYHKELEDILLSLPQEFLGIKHVNNDVVNERRGIKKISDYLYRFIGKENTDLTIEDYRKIPEHSLFSLTSGEIFFAGNEEFTDMLSVLKYYPNVIRENKIATVCTRIAQSGQYNYLRLMKREDKIASNMSKSIFIENVIHLVYLLNSKYMPFYKWSARGLRDLPILGKDIEKRLLELIDNTVLDKHQMANRMEEICYFLVEEIKRQGLSKEKGYFLINHAISIQKNIDDEFLKLWTAFED